A region of Polyodon spathula isolate WHYD16114869_AA chromosome 4, ASM1765450v1, whole genome shotgun sequence DNA encodes the following proteins:
- the LOC121314196 gene encoding T-complex protein 1 subunit epsilon-like yields the protein MSNLGTLAFDEYGRPFIIIKDQDKKSRLSGLDALKSHILAAKAVANTLRTSLGPNGLDKMMVDRDGEVTVTNDGATILSMMDVEHQIAKLMVELSKSQDDEIGDGTTGVVVLAGALLEQAEQLLDRGIHPIRVADGYDQAARIAINQLDKISDSFPVDPKNTEPLIQTAMTTLGSKVINRCHRQMAEIAVNAILTVADMDRKDVDFELIKMDGKVGGKMEDTKLVKGVIVDKEFSHPQMPKVLKDAKIAILTCPFEPPKPKTKHKLDVTCVEEYKALQKYEKDKFEEMIRQIKDNGANLAICQWGFDDEANHLLLQNKLPAVRWVGGPEIELIAIATGGRIVPRFSELTPEKLGIAGIVKEITFGTTKDRMLVIEECKNTRAVTIFIRGGNKMIIEETKRALHDALCVIRNLVRDNRIVYGGGASEISCALAVNQAADKCPSLEQYAMRAFADALEVIPMALAENSGLNPIQMMTEVRARQVKEDNAALGIDCLHKGTNDMKHQHVIETLICKKQQISLATQVVKMILKIDDIRTPGESEE from the exons ATGTCTAATTTGGGGACTCTCGCCTTTGACGAGTATGGTCGGCCTTTCATTATCATCAAGGACCAGGATAAGAAGTCTCGACTGTCGGGCCTGGATGCACTGAAG tcaCACATTCTGGCAGCCAAGGCAGTTGCTAATACGCTGAGAACATCGTTGGGGCCTAATG GACTTGATAAGATGATGGTTGACAGGGATGGTGAAGTGACTGTAACCAATGATGGTGCCACCATTCTGAGTATGATGGATGTGGAACACCAGATAGCAAAACTAATGGTTGAGCTGTCCAAGTCCCAAGATGATGAGATTGGGGACGGAACCACTGGTGTTGTAG ttcttgctggtgcactctTGGAGCAAGCTGAGCAGTTGCTGGACCGTGGTATTCATCCCATCAGGGTAGCAGATGGTTATGACCAGGCTGCTCGCATTGCTATTAACCAGCTTGATAAGATCAGCGACAGCTTCCCAGTTGATCCCAAAAACACAGAGCCCCTTATTCAGACCGCTATGACAACACTGGGCTCCAAAGT TATCAATCGTTGCCATAGGCAGATGGCAGAAATTGCTGTAAATGCCATCCTTACAGTCGCAGATATGGATCGTAAAGATGTTGACTTTGAGCTGATCAAGATGGATGGGAAAGTTGGTGGAAAAATGGAAGACACAAAACTTGTAAAAGGAGTGATTGTGGACAAAGAATTCAGCCATCCACAGATGCCCAAG GTTTTGAAAGATGCAAAAATCGCAATTCTTACCTGCCCATTTGAACCACCTAAGCCCAAAACTAAGCATAAGCTTGATGTGACATGTGTTGAAGAATACAAAGCCCTGCAGAAGTACGAGAAGGATAAATTCGAAGAAATGATTCGTCAG ATTAAAGATAATGGGGCTAACCTAGCAATTTGTCAGTGGGGTTTTGATGATGAAGCAAATCATCTACTGCTACAGAATAAGCTACCTGCTGTCCGCTGGGTTGGTGGGCCTGAAATTGAG cTCATTGCTATTGCAACTGGTGGACGCATTGTTCCACGATTCAGTGAACTCACGCCCGAGAAGCTTGGTATTGCTGGAATTGTCAAGGAGATCACTTTTGGTACAACAAAAGATAGAATGCTTGTAATTGAGGAGTGCAAGAACACAAGAGCTGTAACCATCTTTATCAGGGGCGGAAACAAAATG ATTATTGAAGAAACAAAGCGAGCTCTTCATGATGCTTTGTGTGTAATCCGCAATTTGGTCCGTGATAACCGCATTGTGTATGGAGGCGGTGCTTCTGAGATCTCCTGTGCTTTAGCAGTTAACCAGGCTGCCGACAAG tgTCCTTCTTTAGAGCAGTATGCCATGAGAGCATTTGCTGATGCTTTAGAAGTCATTCCAATGGCACTAGCTGAGAACAGTGGCTTGAATCCCATCCAAATGATGACTGAAGTTAGAGCCAGGCAGGTGAAAGAAGACAATGCTGCACTTGGTATTGACTGCTTGCACAAAGGCACAAATG ATATGAAACATCAACATGTGATTGAAACTCTAATCTGTAAGAAGCAGCAGATTTCCCTGGCAACTCAGGTGGTAAAGATGATCCTGAAAATTGATGATATTCGCACCCCTGGTGAATCCGAGGAATAA
- the LOC121314197 gene encoding ubiquitin thioesterase otulin-like, producing the protein MVRHESCMEEENTADIQALESPDYAGSVVEINVVQSVEDIGEDLTKGGKKTEVEESAVDMKDTQRTPSIEMEPESQSETQSNVLKPVKSLDEEPMREMSAAVEDEDNTSEVDLYRDAEEIEEDQLEKNGAKCVDDLIVPHDKCSICPELDMLSYSENEWRGKTAKSALIKKGYEEVYTNFSGLRRVRGDNYCAMRATLFQVLIQSKETPAWLQREDFIQLPEKLASCYDWMKQWRFTQDNENGRLVELLRGHMQLLKRKWLTVVESSSAEERQAVCEEIFRNEEEEYSLLEAVKLLMLNTAIELHNDMQLDKDVPIFCWLLFARDSSDTPSAFLSNHLNQVGFSGGLEQVEMFLLGYTLELTIRVYRLYKFETDEFLTFYPDDHKEDWPAVCLITEDDRHYNVPVQKQDTTRL; encoded by the exons ATGGTGAGGCATGAGAG CTGCATGGAGGAAGAAAACACTGCAGATATACAAGCGTTGGAAAGTCCAGATTACGCGGGCAGTGTTGTGGAGATAAATGTAGTACAGTCTGTGGAAGACATTGGAGAGGATCTAACCAAAGGAGGCAAAAAAACTGAAGTTGAGGAAAGTGCTGTTGACATGAAAGACACACAAAGGACGCCCAGCATAGAGATGGAACCAGAGAGCCAAAGTGAAACCCAATCCAATGTTCTTAAACCTGTGAAATCTTTGGATGAAGAACCCATGAGAGAAATGAGTGCTGCTGTCGAAGATGAGGATAACACAAG TGAAGTTGATCTGTATCGAGATGCTGAAGAGATAGAAGAggatcagctggaaaaaaatggaGCAAAATGTGTTGATGATTTGATAG ttcctcaCGATAAGTGCAGCATATGTCCAGAATTGGACATGTTATCATACAGTGAAAATGAGTGGAGAGGAAAAACAGCCAAAAGTGCACTGATTAAAAAG GGATATGAAGAAGTTTATACAAATTTCAGTGGGCTTCGGAGAGTGCGAGGAGATAATTACTGTGCGATGCGGGCAACACTTTTCCAGGTGTTGATCCAGAGTAAGGAAACACCAGCCTGGCTTCAGAGAGAAGACTTTATCCAG CTGCCAGAAAAGTTAGCCTCATGTTATGACTGGATGAAGCAGTGGAGGTTTACACAGGACAATGAAAATGGACGTTTGGTGGAATTGCTAAGAGGACATATGCAGCTTCTAAAGAGAAAG TGGTTGACCGTGGTGGAATCCTCCAGTGCAGAAGAGAGACAAGCCGTGTGTGAAGAGATCTTCAGGAATGAAGAGGAGGAGTACAGTTTGCTGGAGGCTGTGAAATTGCTGATGTTGAATACTGCTATTGAACTGCACAATGATATGCAGCTGGACAAGGACGTGCCCATTTTCTGCTGGCTCTTGTTTGCTCGGGACAGTTCTGATACCCCCTCAGCATTCCTCAGCAACCACCTCAATCAAGTGGGCTTCAGTGGCGGACTCGAGCAG GTCGAGATGTTCCTCCTGGGCTACACTCTGGAGCTGACAATTCGTGTGTACAGGCTTTACAAATTTGAAACGGATGAGTTTCTCACATTTTACCCTGATGATCACAAAGAAGATTGGCCAGCTGTGTGTCTTATCACAGAGGATGACAGACACTACAATGTCCCGGTCCAAAAGCAAGACACAACAAGGTTATAG